A part of Microbulbifer salipaludis genomic DNA contains:
- a CDS encoding YifB family Mg chelatase-like AAA ATPase, which yields MSLSITYARAQLGVQAPLVTVEIHLANGLPAFNIVGLPEAAVRESRDRVRSAIINSHFEFPQRRITVNLAPADLPKAGGRYDLAIALGILAASGQVPGETLEHYEFIGELALSGSLRPIPGALPAAMACRDSGRTLVTDTDSAREAALIATPIKSASTLLQVCAQLHGREPLPDAVQDAEQEAVICADLADVRGQLKARRALEVAAAGSHNLLFYGPPGTGKTMLASRLPGILPPLAEDELIEVAALYSSAGLERVRSRPFRAPHHSASPTALVGGGSTPRPGEISLAHRGVLFLDEMPEFPRSALEILREPLENGEVRISRARAQVTFPADFQLVAAMNPCPCGYLGEPRCRCTPDQIDRYRNKLSGPLLDRIDMQVEVASMSAGQLQDAPVGESSATVRERVRTARDIQLQRQGKINGELKGNELDAYCPLGRAESALLRASVEKLGLSARSYHRVLKVARTLADLSKQENIGCGQIAEVLAYRNLDRKSVMPA from the coding sequence ATGAGCCTATCCATTACCTATGCCCGCGCGCAGCTGGGCGTGCAGGCCCCCCTGGTGACGGTGGAGATCCATCTCGCCAACGGACTCCCCGCATTCAACATCGTGGGCCTGCCCGAGGCCGCGGTGCGCGAAAGCCGCGACCGGGTGCGCAGTGCCATCATCAACAGCCACTTCGAATTCCCCCAGCGGCGCATCACCGTCAACCTGGCCCCGGCGGACCTGCCAAAGGCCGGCGGGCGTTACGACCTCGCCATTGCCCTGGGCATCCTCGCCGCTTCCGGGCAGGTGCCCGGCGAAACCCTGGAGCATTATGAATTCATTGGCGAGCTGGCGCTGTCGGGCAGCCTGCGCCCCATTCCCGGTGCCCTGCCCGCGGCCATGGCCTGTCGCGACAGCGGCCGCACTCTGGTCACCGACACCGACTCCGCCCGCGAAGCGGCTCTGATCGCCACCCCGATAAAATCCGCCAGCACCCTGTTGCAGGTGTGTGCCCAGCTGCACGGTCGCGAGCCATTGCCCGATGCGGTGCAGGACGCCGAACAGGAGGCAGTGATCTGCGCGGACCTGGCCGACGTGCGCGGGCAACTCAAGGCCCGGCGCGCACTGGAAGTGGCCGCCGCCGGATCCCACAACCTGCTGTTTTATGGCCCGCCAGGCACCGGCAAGACCATGCTGGCCAGCCGCCTCCCCGGCATACTGCCGCCGCTGGCGGAGGACGAGCTGATCGAGGTGGCCGCACTCTACTCCAGCGCGGGACTTGAGCGGGTGCGGTCGCGACCGTTTCGCGCCCCGCACCACTCCGCCTCCCCCACCGCCCTGGTGGGCGGCGGCAGCACACCCCGCCCCGGCGAGATCAGCCTGGCCCATCGTGGGGTCCTGTTCCTGGATGAAATGCCGGAGTTCCCTCGCTCCGCACTGGAGATACTGCGCGAGCCGCTGGAAAACGGCGAAGTGCGCATTTCCCGCGCCCGCGCGCAGGTCACCTTCCCCGCCGACTTCCAGCTGGTGGCAGCGATGAATCCGTGCCCGTGCGGTTATCTCGGCGAACCCCGCTGCCGCTGTACCCCAGACCAGATCGATCGCTACCGCAATAAATTGTCCGGGCCGTTGTTGGATCGCATCGATATGCAGGTAGAAGTGGCGAGCATGAGCGCCGGCCAGTTACAGGATGCGCCGGTGGGTGAATCATCAGCGACGGTACGTGAGCGAGTGCGCACTGCACGGGATATACAGTTGCAGCGACAGGGCAAGATCAACGGCGAATTGAAAGGCAATGAGCTGGATGCCTACTGCCCGCTGGGTAGGGCAGAAAGCGCTCTGCTGCGCGCCTCGGTAGAAAAGCTGGGACTGTCGGCGCGCAGTTACCACCGGGTGTTGAAGGTAGCGCGCACGCTCGCCGATTTGAGTAAGCAGGAAAATATCGGGTGCGGGCAAATCGCGGAAGTGCTGGCGTATCGCAATCTGGATCGTAAATCGGTAATGCCCGCTTAG
- a CDS encoding YaiI/YqxD family protein yields the protein MPKIWVDADACPTVIKDILFRAAERTQTEMTLVANQHVRVPPSQYIRSVQVTAGFDVADNEIVRQCAAGDLVITADIPLASEVIDKDATALNPRGEKYSKANIRARLNMRDFMETLRSSGVHTGGPPPLGQQERKAFADQLDRWLVQARKK from the coding sequence ATGCCGAAAATCTGGGTCGATGCCGATGCCTGCCCCACGGTGATCAAGGACATCCTGTTCCGTGCCGCCGAGCGCACACAGACGGAAATGACGCTGGTGGCCAACCAGCATGTGCGGGTACCGCCATCGCAATACATACGTTCGGTGCAGGTCACTGCGGGCTTTGATGTGGCCGACAATGAAATTGTCCGCCAGTGTGCCGCCGGCGATCTGGTGATTACCGCGGATATCCCGCTGGCCTCGGAAGTGATCGACAAGGATGCCACCGCGCTGAATCCCCGCGGCGAAAAATATTCCAAGGCCAATATCCGCGCACGCCTGAACATGCGTGACTTTATGGAAACCCTGCGCTCCAGCGGCGTACACACCGGCGGCCCACCGCCACTGGGCCAGCAGGAGCGTAAAGCATTTGCGGATCAGCTGGATCGGTGGCTGGTGCAGGCTCGCAAGAAGTAG
- a CDS encoding DUF3565 domain-containing protein has product MQQPIVGYHRDDERHWVAQLACGHNQHVRHDPPWQNRPWVTTREGRQRKLGLKLACKKCDAGAPADQQPRESD; this is encoded by the coding sequence ATGCAACAGCCAATAGTCGGATATCACCGCGATGATGAGCGCCACTGGGTAGCGCAACTGGCCTGCGGTCATAACCAGCACGTGCGCCACGATCCACCCTGGCAAAACCGCCCTTGGGTGACCACCCGCGAGGGCCGGCAGCGTAAGCTGGGGCTCAAACTGGCGTGCAAAAAATGCGATGCGGGTGCCCCCGCCGACCAACAACCGCGAGAATCTGATTAA
- the rep gene encoding DNA helicase Rep: MTKLNPRQAEAVKYIDGPCLVLAGAGSGKTSVITRKIAYLIEQCGYQARNIAALTFTNKAAREMKERVGKLLTGPDGKKSKASHGLTVSTFHNLGLNILRKEYRVAGFKPGFSIFDSDDARSLIKELMLRDGDLDTDLLDRVQNQISNWKNDMLPPRKALELAQSPGEQAMAVAYGRYCDALKAYNSVDFDDLIMLPVQLFDSDPELLQRWRRKIRYLLVDEYQDTNSSQYLLVKLLVGSRGGLTVVGDDDQSIYAWRGARPENMSQLKQDYPNLRLIKLEQNYRSTSRILKVANHLIAHNPHEFDKALWSDRGLGDEIRVLKVANENEEAERVANEIFLQKARRGCHFKDFAVLYRGNHQARLIEMKLQENQIPYQLSGGTSFFARAEIKDVMSYLRLLVNPDDDNAFLRIINTPRRQIGTSSLEALGNYAKGREISMLSACSEIGFKEHITEAGYERLNRFAHWLEGVARNCRDNSPESALREMLDDIDYAGWLSQNASSEKVAEKRMENVYWLLDSLMKTMEGTDDELEQDVRLEQAISKLILRDMLDRQEEEEATDKVSLMTLHASKGLEYPHVFMIGMEENLLPHRNSIEDDNIEEERRLTYVGITRAQKTLTMTLAGKRKMFGENQDTTPSRFLEELPEEDCVFEGFGKATPEQNQAKGAETLGSLLSMFD, translated from the coding sequence ATGACCAAGCTCAATCCACGCCAGGCGGAAGCCGTGAAGTACATCGACGGTCCCTGTCTGGTGCTGGCCGGTGCCGGCTCAGGAAAAACCAGTGTAATTACACGGAAAATCGCCTATCTGATCGAACAATGCGGCTATCAGGCACGAAACATCGCTGCCCTGACGTTTACCAACAAGGCCGCGCGGGAGATGAAGGAGCGGGTCGGCAAGCTGCTTACCGGCCCCGATGGCAAGAAGTCCAAGGCCTCCCACGGCCTCACCGTGTCCACCTTCCACAACCTGGGCCTGAATATCCTGCGCAAGGAATACCGGGTTGCCGGTTTCAAACCCGGCTTTTCCATTTTTGACTCGGATGACGCCCGCAGTCTGATCAAGGAACTGATGCTGCGCGATGGCGACCTGGACACGGACCTGCTGGACCGGGTGCAGAACCAGATTTCCAACTGGAAGAACGACATGCTGCCCCCGCGCAAGGCGCTGGAGCTGGCCCAGAGCCCGGGCGAGCAGGCCATGGCGGTGGCCTATGGCCGCTACTGTGACGCCCTCAAGGCGTACAACTCGGTGGACTTCGACGACCTGATCATGCTGCCGGTTCAGCTGTTCGACAGTGACCCGGAACTGCTGCAGCGCTGGCGCCGCAAGATCCGCTACCTGCTGGTGGACGAATATCAGGACACCAACAGCTCCCAGTATCTGCTGGTGAAGCTGCTGGTGGGCAGCCGCGGCGGCCTCACCGTGGTGGGCGACGACGACCAGTCGATCTACGCCTGGCGCGGTGCACGCCCGGAAAACATGAGCCAGCTGAAGCAGGACTACCCCAACCTGCGGCTGATCAAGCTGGAGCAGAACTACCGCTCCACCAGCCGTATCCTCAAGGTGGCCAACCACCTGATTGCGCACAACCCGCACGAGTTCGACAAGGCACTGTGGTCCGACCGCGGCCTCGGCGACGAGATCCGCGTACTCAAGGTGGCCAACGAGAACGAGGAAGCGGAGCGGGTCGCGAACGAGATCTTCCTGCAGAAGGCGCGCCGCGGCTGCCACTTCAAGGACTTCGCGGTGCTCTACCGGGGCAACCACCAGGCGCGCCTGATCGAGATGAAGCTGCAGGAGAACCAGATTCCCTACCAGCTGTCGGGCGGCACCAGCTTTTTTGCCCGCGCCGAGATCAAGGATGTCATGTCCTACCTGCGCCTGCTGGTGAACCCAGACGACGACAACGCCTTCCTGCGCATCATCAATACGCCGCGCCGGCAAATCGGCACCAGCAGTCTCGAAGCGCTGGGCAATTATGCCAAGGGCCGCGAGATTTCCATGCTCAGTGCGTGTAGCGAGATCGGTTTCAAGGAGCACATCACCGAAGCGGGCTACGAGCGCCTGAATCGGTTCGCCCACTGGCTCGAAGGCGTGGCGCGCAACTGCCGCGACAACAGCCCGGAATCCGCCCTCCGCGAGATGCTCGACGACATCGACTACGCCGGCTGGCTGTCGCAAAACGCCAGCAGCGAAAAGGTCGCCGAGAAACGCATGGAGAACGTCTACTGGCTTTTGGACAGCCTGATGAAAACCATGGAGGGCACCGATGACGAGCTGGAACAGGACGTGCGCCTGGAACAGGCAATCTCCAAATTGATCCTGCGGGATATGCTCGACCGCCAGGAAGAGGAAGAGGCCACCGACAAAGTGAGCCTGATGACCCTGCACGCGTCCAAGGGTCTGGAATACCCCCATGTGTTCATGATCGGCATGGAAGAAAACCTGCTGCCCCACCGCAACAGCATCGAAGACGACAACATCGAGGAAGAGCGCCGCCTCACGTACGTGGGTATCACCCGCGCGCAAAAGACCCTGACCATGACGCTCGCCGGCAAGCGCAAGATGTTCGGTGAGAATCAGGACACCACGCCGAGCCGCTTCCTCGAGGAGCTGCCAGAAGAGGATTGTGTGTTCGAAGGGTTTGGAAAGGCCACGCCGGAGCAAAATCAGGCCAAGGGCGCGGAAACCCTGGGGTCGCTGCTGAGTATGTTTGACTGA
- a CDS encoding DUF3604 domain-containing protein, with product MSPSPLNNWKAPAFLLAFTVLSAAISAPPALAQGAVFEPAPGDRQYSPYPSENFPRRVYFGDTHLHTSYSTDAGMAGQEKVGPDEAYRFAKGEVVESQTGQKARLRAPLDFLVVADHAELLGLAPFIRKSDPTVLSDPLGKKWHDMVKAGKGYDAFIEWLNFGAKRPFDSPEMTKSAWGEIVDAAEKHNQPGLFTAFIGFEWTSHPKGDNLHRVVVFRDNGDKAKQVVPFSAYDSEAPEELWKYMDRYEQKTGGRMLAIPHNGNLSNGRFFEKTKFDGSKWDRNYVESRAKREPLVEITQAKGTGETHPLLSPEDEFADFGLLDKTNLQGSAPKTNKMLETEYARQALMDGLLLENQFGTNPYKFGLIGSTDNHTGLATAEEKNWFGKAHMLEPSAERYQDVLIKSLVDPKLNITALDLQAAGLVAVWANENTRTSLFDAMERKEAYGTSGTRLQVRVFGGWDFSEKDLASSEFAKVGYDKGVPMGGDLKGAPSGKAPSFVVRAMREVEGGNLDRIQVIKGWLDKDGKTHERIYDVAVSGDRKIDKNGRCKTPVGTTVNEADASFTNTIGAPFLQAFWKDPDFDPAEKAFYYVRVLEIPTPTWLAFDAKYYSLKMPKGARLSSQERAFTSPIWYSPK from the coding sequence ATGAGCCCCAGCCCCTTGAACAACTGGAAAGCGCCAGCTTTCCTTCTGGCTTTCACCGTTCTGTCCGCTGCCATTTCAGCGCCGCCTGCCCTCGCACAAGGTGCGGTTTTTGAACCGGCACCGGGAGACCGACAGTACTCGCCCTACCCGAGCGAGAACTTTCCACGCAGGGTCTACTTTGGCGACACCCATTTACACACCAGCTATTCCACCGATGCCGGCATGGCGGGGCAGGAAAAAGTCGGTCCGGATGAAGCCTACCGCTTTGCCAAGGGCGAGGTAGTCGAATCCCAAACCGGGCAGAAAGCGCGACTGCGGGCACCACTGGATTTTCTGGTGGTGGCAGACCACGCCGAATTGCTCGGCCTGGCGCCGTTCATTCGCAAATCTGACCCAACGGTCTTAAGCGACCCACTGGGTAAGAAATGGCACGACATGGTGAAGGCGGGGAAAGGATATGACGCCTTTATCGAGTGGTTGAACTTCGGCGCCAAGCGCCCGTTCGATAGCCCTGAGATGACAAAGTCGGCCTGGGGAGAAATCGTTGATGCCGCGGAGAAGCACAATCAGCCCGGACTGTTTACCGCATTTATCGGCTTTGAGTGGACCTCACACCCCAAAGGCGACAACCTGCACCGAGTGGTGGTGTTTCGCGACAACGGCGACAAAGCCAAGCAAGTAGTACCCTTCTCAGCCTACGACTCCGAGGCACCGGAGGAACTGTGGAAATACATGGACCGCTACGAGCAGAAGACCGGTGGCCGTATGCTGGCGATTCCCCATAATGGCAACCTCAGTAACGGCCGCTTCTTTGAAAAGACCAAGTTCGACGGTTCGAAATGGGATCGCAACTATGTCGAGTCCCGGGCGAAGCGCGAGCCGTTGGTAGAAATTACCCAAGCCAAGGGCACCGGAGAGACTCACCCGCTACTGTCACCGGAAGATGAATTTGCCGATTTTGGCCTGCTGGACAAGACCAACCTGCAGGGCTCTGCCCCCAAGACCAATAAAATGTTGGAGACAGAATACGCTCGCCAGGCACTGATGGATGGCCTGCTGCTGGAAAACCAGTTTGGCACCAACCCGTACAAGTTCGGCCTGATCGGGAGTACCGACAACCACACCGGTCTTGCAACCGCCGAGGAAAAGAACTGGTTCGGCAAGGCCCACATGTTAGAGCCCAGCGCGGAGCGCTATCAGGACGTGTTGATCAAATCCCTGGTCGATCCCAAGCTCAATATCACCGCCCTCGACCTGCAGGCGGCGGGACTGGTCGCCGTGTGGGCGAATGAAAATACCCGAACCTCATTATTTGATGCCATGGAGCGCAAGGAAGCCTACGGTACCAGCGGTACTCGCCTGCAGGTGCGCGTTTTCGGGGGCTGGGATTTTTCCGAAAAAGATCTGGCGAGCTCCGAGTTTGCCAAGGTTGGCTATGACAAGGGCGTGCCCATGGGCGGCGACCTCAAGGGCGCACCCAGCGGTAAAGCACCGAGCTTTGTTGTACGAGCCATGCGCGAGGTTGAAGGCGGTAACCTAGACCGCATTCAGGTCATCAAGGGCTGGCTCGACAAGGATGGCAAGACCCACGAGCGAATCTACGATGTAGCCGTCTCCGGTGACCGCAAGATTGATAAAAATGGCCGCTGCAAAACCCCCGTGGGTACCACTGTAAATGAAGCCGATGCGAGCTTTACCAACACCATTGGTGCGCCGTTTTTACAGGCTTTCTGGAAAGACCCGGATTTTGACCCCGCTGAAAAGGCGTTCTATTACGTGCGGGTACTGGAAATCCCAACACCCACATGGCTCGCGTTCGATGCCAAATACTACAGCCTCAAAATGCCGAAGGGCGCGCGCCTGTCGTCTCAGGAGCGCGCCTTTACCTCGCCAATCTGGTACAGCCCAAAGTAA
- a CDS encoding peptidyl-prolyl cis-trans isomerase: MIRKIIKEPLLHFTLLGGLMFALYSIESGEPAAPQKTIVISERDVERHIALFERKWQRLPTRSELAALVDGDIREEILYREALALGLDRDDALVRRRLAQKMEFISADISDMRQPSDMDLQEYLERHHIEFQAPPRYSFQQIYLDPQRRAGKLETDARALLAQLRVAEAPDYRQLSDQQLGDPMMLPGQIDDTDATGIEREFGSVFSEALDSAPLNEWFGPIRSGFGYHLVRVSQVQPARAATLADVREAVTQRWLREQREQTEAAFYESLRQEYEVIVAQTVEARLAADEVVSE; this comes from the coding sequence ATGATCAGAAAAATAATCAAGGAGCCGCTACTCCATTTCACCCTGCTCGGTGGGCTGATGTTCGCGCTCTACAGCATTGAATCCGGAGAACCGGCGGCGCCACAAAAAACGATTGTCATCTCGGAGCGGGACGTAGAACGCCATATCGCCCTGTTTGAACGCAAGTGGCAACGGCTGCCCACCCGTAGTGAGCTCGCCGCACTGGTGGACGGTGATATCCGTGAAGAGATTCTGTACCGGGAGGCTCTTGCCCTTGGGCTCGACCGGGATGACGCCCTGGTAAGGCGACGACTGGCACAGAAGATGGAGTTCATTTCTGCCGATATCAGCGATATGCGGCAGCCTTCCGATATGGACCTGCAAGAATATCTCGAGCGACATCACATTGAGTTTCAGGCCCCTCCCCGATACAGCTTTCAGCAAATCTACCTGGACCCGCAACGGCGGGCCGGAAAACTGGAAACCGATGCCCGCGCCTTGCTGGCGCAACTGCGTGTAGCCGAAGCGCCGGACTACCGGCAGCTCAGTGACCAGCAGCTCGGCGACCCGATGATGCTGCCCGGGCAAATTGACGATACCGATGCAACAGGTATCGAACGGGAGTTTGGCTCGGTGTTCAGCGAGGCACTGGACAGCGCACCGCTCAATGAGTGGTTCGGCCCGATTCGATCCGGTTTCGGGTACCATCTGGTCCGGGTTTCGCAGGTGCAGCCAGCCCGCGCCGCTACCCTGGCCGATGTGCGCGAAGCCGTGACGCAACGGTGGCTGCGGGAACAGCGCGAGCAAACGGAAGCGGCGTTCTACGAGTCACTCCGGCAGGAATACGAAGTCATCGTGGCGCAGACGGTGGAAGCCCGGCTGGCAGCCGATGAGGTCGTATCTGAATGA
- a CDS encoding HupE/UreJ family protein, with protein MSRLSWLLGLLLAALTSQPTFAHEVKPAYLELAESGDGQWQVLWKMPIKGGIPAPMEPAFPTKCHEQGPRLSREATGAIIQRWQLLCDGNIEGERIAIDGLQHSMTDALVRVTRLELPAQTARLTPRQNSVAISPAPTPSAVAQTYFVLGIEHILLGIDHLLFVFALLLIVVGWRNLLATITAFTVAHSITLSAASLGAVRLPQAPVEAVIALSILFLAAEIVRAQYGQIGLSYRKPWLVAFVFGLLHGFGFAGALSEIGLPPSEIPLALLSFNVGVEAGQLLFVAGVMLLSNAAMGAASQYRHLAKLAVSYGVGSVAMFWTIERVASFYT; from the coding sequence ATGAGCCGGCTATCCTGGCTCCTGGGACTACTGCTGGCTGCGCTCACCTCGCAGCCAACGTTCGCCCACGAGGTAAAACCCGCTTACCTTGAGCTGGCCGAATCCGGCGATGGTCAGTGGCAGGTCCTGTGGAAAATGCCGATCAAGGGCGGCATCCCTGCGCCCATGGAACCCGCCTTCCCCACAAAATGCCACGAACAGGGGCCTCGCCTTTCCCGCGAGGCCACCGGAGCGATCATCCAGCGCTGGCAGCTGCTGTGCGATGGAAATATCGAGGGCGAACGCATCGCCATCGACGGCTTGCAGCATTCGATGACCGACGCGCTGGTGCGCGTAACCCGGCTGGAACTGCCGGCACAGACAGCCCGTCTCACCCCGAGACAGAATTCGGTGGCCATTAGCCCCGCACCTACCCCCAGCGCAGTCGCACAGACCTACTTTGTGCTCGGCATAGAGCACATACTGCTCGGTATCGACCACCTGCTATTTGTGTTTGCCCTGCTACTGATCGTCGTCGGCTGGCGCAATCTGCTAGCCACCATCACCGCCTTCACGGTCGCCCACAGCATCACCCTGAGCGCCGCCTCCCTGGGAGCGGTACGGCTTCCACAGGCGCCCGTTGAGGCCGTGATCGCCCTCAGTATTCTGTTTCTGGCGGCAGAAATCGTGCGTGCGCAGTACGGACAAATCGGGCTGAGCTACCGCAAACCGTGGCTGGTTGCCTTCGTGTTTGGGCTGCTTCACGGGTTCGGCTTTGCCGGTGCCCTGTCGGAAATCGGACTGCCACCCAGTGAAATCCCCCTCGCGCTGCTGTCGTTCAATGTGGGGGTAGAGGCTGGACAGTTGCTCTTTGTGGCCGGGGTCATGTTGTTGAGCAACGCAGCAATGGGAGCTGCCAGTCAATATCGGCACCTGGCAAAGCTGGCGGTGAGCTACGGTGTCGGCAGTGTTGCCATGTTCTGGACGATCGAGCGTGTGGCATCTTTTTACACGTGA